Part of the Drosophila kikkawai strain 14028-0561.14 chromosome 3L, DkikHiC1v2, whole genome shotgun sequence genome is shown below.
TTATTCTCTGGGCCCGGTCTCTTTCACAGCAGTCTTTCAGCCAGTTTCTGGCGCGCGATAATAATCTCAACTTGGTCTTTGGTCGCGGACGGACACGGGGACcggcggacagacggacagccAGCGTATTTCGGTAGCTGCCGCGTAAATTACCTGCATACAAACCGCGCGCGGTCGGACAGgtaaacatacacacacacacacacaggtaCCACTCATAAGCACACACAGATACGAAACACGTGTGTGCCCAGAGAGATGGAGATACAGAGAGATATACCCTACCATGCCACACTATATTCGAAACCGAACCATAGCATGTGTCAGTATGTGTTGATGTCACGTCGTTTGcttttggatttttgttttggttttcgcGGCtgcttcaatatttttcttaatatttttaccttTCGAGATGGGAGAATTTCGGAGGAGGTGAAGGTGGAGTTGCAGCGGGAAAGGAGGTGGGGGAAAGCCTTTGACTTGGCTGTAATCTGGAGCGTGGTGCTGAATTAGTGTGGATAACCACCTTTCAGGCAGGAAAAATACATGTATAAAGGCACTGGAAAATGGTTATTTGTGATCttagaataattattaatgcAAGTTTAAAGATAACGGAGTACTTGAAATGTTCTACACAAATTTCTTTAGTTAATATTATCCAAAATGCAGGCCTCTgttgcttaatttatttaccacaatattacatattttatttttaatattctcaTTAAAAAGTATGGCAAATATCACAACATTTTACCACATATTTTTGGCAGTGCACTCATctgcctgctgctggctggctgctcATTTGTCTGGCCCGGCTCAGACGCAAGTTCTGCGCACTTCTGGAGCACTTCAGCTGCCGTAGGGTCTCCTTCGTTTTGCGGGGAGTGGAAGGGGACAACAGCAGTGTAGGATCGAATGGGATGCTGCTGCGCATGCGCAGAACCATTTGCAAAAAGGATGGCAAGAGCtcagagagatagagagaaagATCGTGTGTTCTGTGTTGTGACAGGGATTGTGAACTGCGAAACTGGGATTGCCTGGCCTTACCTTGTCGAGGACTACTACTTGGTGGCTCCCTATAGTTCTTCCTTTCCCCTCGATCCCATCCCCCACATGGCGTTGTTGGTTGTTGTTAAACAAGCGAAACTTTGTGCCCGATAATGATCTACATGGGATTGCGAAGAGATGTTCGAGGGCCCGCAGTTTAGCGTAGTGCGAACAGATGGCCCAGAACATACACTGCTCAGAATTTGAAGTATATTAAGGTGTTACTACTATGAGAAACTACTATAGTTCTCTTTTATAATATTGTTAAGagaatttaacaattttaagtTGTATAAAATTGCGATTTATTTACAGAAGCAAATCGTGAAATGTAATTATTTCTGTCTAAATAATACCTCTAGGATTTCcttaatttctttaactaCGAATTGATTAATTTCGAATTATgatctttttttataatactTATTTACTGTGCAGTATAAAGTTTCTCTGGCTGACAAAAGGCCAAATGCCTCTGCGTCTCAATCAGTTTCCGAGCAAGCTCTCGTCTCTCAGTCATTGATGAGGGAAGCCAGGAGGCATACAAACTGCGGCCTGGTAGAGTGGGAGAGCTCACTGGGTTTGGGTTTTCCAGTGAACCGCTCGACACCCGCCCGCTGAGACAACGAGTCCTtgctaggaaaaaaaaaaggaagagaaaACAATGCAGATCTCACACCAGAGATTCTCAAGTGGTTCGCCTCGCAGGAGGCAATCATCAATCAAGCGGAGGGAATGGTACGCTCTTCACGCCATTGAGGATTCTGCGTATCCTGGCGCGCCTGCCTTATCACGTAACGCGCAATGTGCGTGTCCCTGCGTCCTTTGAAAGTCATTAAGCGACGAGTCCTTTGTCGCAGCAACCTCTCGAGCCCAAACAATGGAGATGTGAAAATGCACGCTTTCCCTGGCAAAGGGACAAAGGGCTGCGCCGTAAAATCCACACAGCCCAAGAGCCCAACCCAaattccaaatccaaattCAATCCAGTGCGAGGCGCAGGCGCATAGACGCAGCGACGCCTCGTCCTTTTGTTTCGTCTCAAGTGCTTAAATTATTTCCCGGAAGGCCATTCACCATTTacttatactttttttttgttttttgtttttatttacaggTGATCGACATCGATCCCTTCTGGCTGCCCACCACCGAGGAGGAGCTGATGCATTTCGGCGAGAAGGCGGACTCTGCAAACAGGGCCAAAGTCTATATGGACAGTGTTCGACGGAGAAAGGGACTCTTCGTAGACGAGCAGGTGGTGGAGCATGCGGAGAAGCAGCGCACCCTCTCCAAGAACAAGTGATTTGTGAGTTAAATTGGATTTGTTTTCAGTCTgggaataaatataattaaaaaagggtTCCCAGAAAtctgtttaatttttgtaaaataaattatgactACCAAGTCAATTGTAATAAATTTgtgtaaacttttttaattatttattttaagtatatataaaagtaaaaaaaaaggagtgacgaataataaaaagctttaaaaatataataatattgttaATATATTGTGacgcactttttttttgtttacaaatagtTGGCAAGTCAGGCTTTATgtcttttttttaaggaacACTTTAAAAGCTAAATGCGAGggctaattaatatttatccaCTTCTTCTGGGTTTGCGGGCAACCCCTCCTTTTTGGCAATAAGGCCGCTCTCTTTTTCCGGAACTTCCGGTACGGCAAGTGAGTTTTTGCCCAGCACAATATGGATACAGCTAATAAcgaaatataaatcaaattaaaataaaataattaaagtaaaatagaAGTTAAGTCACTTACAGTATCAACAGGAAGACAGCCATCTGGGTGGCAATGGTCAGCAGGAAGACACTTCCgccataatttgtatttttggtgGCCCGATAAAGTTGCGAGTAGCACACACCGCTGATGAAGGGCACTGCATTATCACAAACGGAGAGCAGGGCAAACACCTTGCCACGCTCCGATGTGGGAACTATCTTGGAGGTCATGGCCCGGATAATGGGACCCACAATTGGTCCGAGACTGCAGACCACGGCACCGGCATAAAGGAGATCCGTGTTGCTGGCAAAGTAGAAGAACAGCCGAGCTATCGAGTGAGCCCAGGCTCCGATGAAGATGATGATCTAAagttagaaattaaaaaaatacaaattataaattttataattataagttATGCTATTTTTATGAGATAAGGACTTACCGTATCCCTCCAATTCAAAACCTTGTTCATCAACGGCACTCCCAGCAGCATGGCAATCACATAGGCCGACGACTTGAAGGTCTTGAAGCTGCTGTAGGAGCTAACCTCCCAATCGAACTTGTCCAGGGTGTACATGTACAGGTAGCTGCCCTCGTCTCGCTGGAATGTGTACAGGGTCATGCTGATCAGCAGGATGATCAAGAAGCTCCTTCTATGGGCCCTGCGAGGTTTCACCAACACAGCAAAAGAGTCCTTCACATGCTGCTTGTCAAAGAAGTCTCCCCAAAAGCCACACCAGCCAAGCTCCCTAAGAGATCGCTGCCTTGGGGTGGTTTGCCACTGAAAGGAGGATAAAGAAATTgaaggaataaaaaatataaaatataaaactgaaATTTAGTGAAATACAAACTCACCTTTAGAGCAAATAGAGTGTAAATAATGGCCATTGCTAGCAGGGAAGCATTCACAGTAAACATGTCTGCATAAGACTGATCAAAAACATTGTAAAACAGGTGCGAACCCAAAGCCACACCTGTGGGCATGGCCGTAAGGTAGACCACATCCAAGATAGTCACACGAATAGTGCGCTGCTGCACCGTCGAGATGTCCGAAATGTAAGCGAAGCACGAAGCAAAGATGGCCACATCGGCGCCCGTTAAAGCTGAAGGCAGAGTGGCCGAGAAGATAATATTCTCCACTGGCCATGTGGGCATCCTGGCATTGACCACCACCATTGAGGAGTAGATAAACTTCCCCACCAAACCCATGAGCAAGGGGAACTTCCTCCCACGACGATCCGAGAAGGAACCCAGAAACAGGGCCAAGAGAATGGGAAAGATGTGAGCCGAAATGTCGTTCCACTGCAGAAACCAGGCATTGGTCTGCAGTGACTGATCCTTGAATTCCTTGTTCTCCGGCCGATTGAGATTGCGGCAAACCTCTTCCGTAAAGTTGTTGTTCACCCGACAGGACTTGTACAGATAGAAGTTCTGCTCCACCACCGAGGTGATCATGAAGGCAAACATGTAGAGGAACATGGTGGGCTCCACGGAGATCGATGTTACCACGTGCCATACCCACTGGCAGGCGCTGCGAGGCCCTGAGCTTTCCCGCTGCACCTGGACATCGCCGGTGGCGCTATTCTCACTATTTTCACTGTGCTGGCTGATCTGACTATGGCGTCGCGGGGCCGCATTTCCGGCCGGTGCCTGAAAGTATGTAAGCTTTTTTGATACATCTTCCATTTACGGTTAATTTTGATGTTGGCAATGACAACTTttaaaaagagagagaggcaaaTGGAGAGAATAAACAAGGCATTATAAACTTGTTTTTTTGGTAAAGCTGAACTAATGCTCTTACAAGAGTACAAGGGTTTTTTAGTGCTTTTAAAAGGGTTTTAAAGTCCTttaaatatatgatatattataatttaatgtcACAAGGATTTTTAtatgagaaatatatattaaaccaGAAACCAAGAAGCAACGAACAAAGAAATAATGATCTAATAataatggaaatatatttatttaaaggtttttaaataattaaaaattttaataaaatgttaaaataatagAGCGTCTTAAAAAAGTCTAATGAAATAATAgaagaatttatataataaaaaacttatttataaatatttcttttaagcgtttatgtataaaataatataatttcattcaagatttaaatattttgtaggtGTTTTCATCTTTAACTCAGTCTTTGctaattcaaaattaattttaatttataagtaaaaattaaatgcttgTCACACCACAgttcttattaaaaatgtattgctTATGTTGGTTTATAATATCAAGTTCCAAAGTTATTTTC
Proteins encoded:
- the LOC108071536 gene encoding lysosomal proton-coupled steroid conjugate and bile acid symporter SLC46A3 isoform X2 codes for the protein MSGAEAPAGNAAPRRHSQISQHSENSENSATGDVQVQRESSGPRSACQWVWHVVTSISVEPTMFLYMFAFMITSVVEQNFYLYKSCRVNNNFTEEVCRNLNRPENKEFKDQSLQTNAWFLQWNDISAHIFPILLALFLGSFSDRRGRKFPLLMGLVGKFIYSSMVVVNARMPTWPVENIIFSATLPSALTGADVAIFASCFAYISDISTVQQRTIRVTILDVVYLTAMPTGVALGSHLFYNVFDQSYADMFTVNASLLAMAIIYTLFALKWQTTPRQRSLRELGWCGFWGDFFDKQHVKDSFAVLVKPRRAHRRSFLIILLISMTLYTFQRDEGSYLYMYTLDKFDWEVSSYSSFKTFKSSAYVIAMLLGVPLMNKVLNWRDTIIIFIGAWAHSIARLFFYFASNTDLLYAGAVVCSLGPIVGPIIRAMTSKIVPTSERGKVFALLSVCDNAVPFISGVCYSQLYRATKNTNYGGSVFLLTIATQMAVFLLILCIHIVLGKNSLAVPEVPEKESGLIAKKEGLPANPEEVDKY
- the LOC108071536 gene encoding lysosomal proton-coupled steroid conjugate and bile acid symporter SLC46A3 isoform X4, translating into MAPAGNAAPRRHSQISQHSENSENSATGDVQVQRESSGPRSACQWVWHVVTSISVEPTMFLYMFAFMITSVVEQNFYLYKSCRVNNNFTEEVCRNLNRPENKEFKDQSLQTNAWFLQWNDISAHIFPILLALFLGSFSDRRGRKFPLLMGLVGKFIYSSMVVVNARMPTWPVENIIFSATLPSALTGADVAIFASCFAYISDISTVQQRTIRVTILDVVYLTAMPTGVALGSHLFYNVFDQSYADMFTVNASLLAMAIIYTLFALKWQTTPRQRSLRELGWCGFWGDFFDKQHVKDSFAVLVKPRRAHRRSFLIILLISMTLYTFQRDEGSYLYMYTLDKFDWEVSSYSSFKTFKSSAYVIAMLLGVPLMNKVLNWRDTIIIFIGAWAHSIARLFFYFASNTDLLYAGAVVCSLGPIVGPIIRAMTSKIVPTSERGKVFALLSVCDNAVPFISGVCYSQLYRATKNTNYGGSVFLLTIATQMAVFLLILCIHIVLGKNSLAVPEVPEKESGLIAKKEGLPANPEEVDKY
- the LOC108071536 gene encoding lysosomal proton-coupled steroid conjugate and bile acid symporter SLC46A3 isoform X3 — its product is MRQYAPAGNAAPRRHSQISQHSENSENSATGDVQVQRESSGPRSACQWVWHVVTSISVEPTMFLYMFAFMITSVVEQNFYLYKSCRVNNNFTEEVCRNLNRPENKEFKDQSLQTNAWFLQWNDISAHIFPILLALFLGSFSDRRGRKFPLLMGLVGKFIYSSMVVVNARMPTWPVENIIFSATLPSALTGADVAIFASCFAYISDISTVQQRTIRVTILDVVYLTAMPTGVALGSHLFYNVFDQSYADMFTVNASLLAMAIIYTLFALKWQTTPRQRSLRELGWCGFWGDFFDKQHVKDSFAVLVKPRRAHRRSFLIILLISMTLYTFQRDEGSYLYMYTLDKFDWEVSSYSSFKTFKSSAYVIAMLLGVPLMNKVLNWRDTIIIFIGAWAHSIARLFFYFASNTDLLYAGAVVCSLGPIVGPIIRAMTSKIVPTSERGKVFALLSVCDNAVPFISGVCYSQLYRATKNTNYGGSVFLLTIATQMAVFLLILCIHIVLGKNSLAVPEVPEKESGLIAKKEGLPANPEEVDKY
- the LOC108071536 gene encoding lysosomal proton-coupled steroid conjugate and bile acid symporter SLC46A3 isoform X1, which translates into the protein MEDVSKKLTYFQAPAGNAAPRRHSQISQHSENSENSATGDVQVQRESSGPRSACQWVWHVVTSISVEPTMFLYMFAFMITSVVEQNFYLYKSCRVNNNFTEEVCRNLNRPENKEFKDQSLQTNAWFLQWNDISAHIFPILLALFLGSFSDRRGRKFPLLMGLVGKFIYSSMVVVNARMPTWPVENIIFSATLPSALTGADVAIFASCFAYISDISTVQQRTIRVTILDVVYLTAMPTGVALGSHLFYNVFDQSYADMFTVNASLLAMAIIYTLFALKWQTTPRQRSLRELGWCGFWGDFFDKQHVKDSFAVLVKPRRAHRRSFLIILLISMTLYTFQRDEGSYLYMYTLDKFDWEVSSYSSFKTFKSSAYVIAMLLGVPLMNKVLNWRDTIIIFIGAWAHSIARLFFYFASNTDLLYAGAVVCSLGPIVGPIIRAMTSKIVPTSERGKVFALLSVCDNAVPFISGVCYSQLYRATKNTNYGGSVFLLTIATQMAVFLLILCIHIVLGKNSLAVPEVPEKESGLIAKKEGLPANPEEVDKY